The DNA sequence CGCCGCGGGGGTGGGCAAGGGCACGGTGTTCCGCCGGTTCGGCGACCGCGACGGGCTCGTGCGGGCCGTCGTGGACGAGACGTCGCAGACCTGGCGTGCCGAGTCCGCGGCGCTGCTGGAAGCGTCGGACGTCCCGGCGCAGGAAAGGGTGATCACGTTCGTGGCCACCCTGTTTGACCACGTGCTGGCCGCGCTGCCCCTGGTGACCGCGCTGGAACGGGTGTCCTCGCGCAGCATCGCCTGCGACTCGGGCTCCGACCTCACCCACCAGCGCCTGGTCGCCTTGATCGCCCAGGTGAGGCCGGGTGCGGACGCCGAGTACCTGGCCCACGCCCTGCTGGCCCAGCTCCGCGCCGACGTGCTGCGCCACCTGGTCCACGAGTGCGGCCTGGGCGTGCCCCGCGTGCGCGCCGGCGTGCTGTCGCTCGCGCGGGACGTGCTGACCGCC is a window from the Saccharothrix saharensis genome containing:
- a CDS encoding TetR/AcrR family transcriptional regulator, which produces MRKDAERNRAAILATAARLIADHGPDGFSMEDVAAAAGVGKGTVFRRFGDRDGLVRAVVDETSQTWRAESAALLEASDVPAQERVITFVATLFDHVLAALPLVTALERVSSRSIACDSGSDLTHQRLVALIAQVRPGADAEYLAHALLAQLRADVLRHLVHECGLGVPRVRAGVLSLARDVLTAGWAATPPV